One window from the genome of Salvelinus namaycush isolate Seneca chromosome 19, SaNama_1.0, whole genome shotgun sequence encodes:
- the LOC120064284 gene encoding S-formylglutathione hydrolase-like — protein MALAQVSSNKCSGGYQKVFEHDSTELKCKMKVAVYLPPKAENEKCPVFYWLSGLTCTEQNFITKAGSQQAASEHGIIIVAPDTSPRGCNIEGEDESWDFGTGAGFYVNATQEPWKTNYCMYTYVTEELPRLINANFPADPEKMSISGHSMGGHGALICALKNPGKYKAVSAFAPICNPIQCAWGQKAFSGYLGEDKKTWEAYDATVLAASYSGPQLDILIDQGRDDQFLSASQLLPDNLIAACSEKKIPVVFRLQPGYDHSYFFIYSFITDHIKHHAKFLNA, from the exons ATGGCCCTCGCCCAAGTGTCATCCAACAAGTGCAGTGGCGGCTACCAGAAGGTGTTCGAGCATGACAG CACTGAGCTGAAGTGTAAAATGAAGGTCGCTGTCTACCTGCCTCCTAAAGCCGAGAATGAGAAGTGCCCCGTGTTCTACTGGCTCTCTG GGTTGACATGCACAGAGCAGAACTTCATCACCAAGGCTGGCAGTCAGCAGGCAGCTTCTGAGCATGGAATCATCATCGTCGCCCCAGACACCAGCCCAC GTGGTTGTAACATCGAGGGTGAAGATGAGAGTTGGGACTTTGGCACAGGGGCTGGTTTCTATGTCAACGCCACCCAGGAGCCCTGGAAGACCAACTACTGCATGTACACCTATGTCACTGAGGAG cTCCCTCGTTTGATCAACGCTAACTTCCCCGCTGACCCAGAGAAGATGTCCATCTCCGGCCACTCCATGGGGGGACACGGAGCCCTCATCTGCGCCCTGAAGAACCCTGGAAAATACAAG GCTGTTTCTGCATTTGCCCCCATTTGTAACCCCATCCAGTGTGCCTGGGGGCAGAAGGCCTTCTCTGGGTACCTAGGAGAAGACAAGAAGACCTGGGAG GCGTATGATGCCACAGTGCTGGCAGCGTCATACTCAGGCCCACAGCTGGACATCCTGATCGACCAGGGCCGTGATGACCAGTTCCTGTCGGCCAGCCAGCTGCTTCCTGACAACCTGATCGCCGCCTGCTCAGAAAAGAAGATTCCTGTTGTGTTCAGGCTGCAGCCG GGCTACGACCACAGCTACTTCTTCATCTATTCCTTCATCACCGACCACATCAAGCACCACGCCAAGTTCCTCAACGCTTAA